From Cricetulus griseus strain 17A/GY chromosome 1 unlocalized genomic scaffold, alternate assembly CriGri-PICRH-1.0 chr1_0, whole genome shotgun sequence, a single genomic window includes:
- the LOC113833390 gene encoding transmembrane protein 59-like — protein MAAVALPLLLLLLLASPAAPAPARDPFAPQLGNTQRCQQRCRQRHPGPPPVQPEPQGPSESSNNKAVLISACDRGCRLFSICRFVARSSRTNATETECEAACTEAYVKAAEQRACSEGCWGQTPEPETQLEQKTALEPPSGSLSLLELFSTLCSDLMSSAQGFVSSTWTYSLQTDNRKVVVFQTQPVVESFAFQGSRLQRVEVTWKGSHPEALEVHMDPLGPLDKVRRAKTRVKTSKAVVEPEDQQENDFLSCMSRRSGLPRWVLFCCLFLSILVMLWLSCCTLVTTPGQHLKLQPLTAEQHKGLLVESYWPFYPTPSPAYEDSPPPYKLKLDLTTL, from the exons ATGGCTGCGGTAGCGTTGCCGCtcctgttgctgttgttgttggcGTCGCCGGCTGCCCCAGCGCCAGCGCGCGACCCCTTCGCCCCGCAGCTCGGGAACACGCAGAGGTGCCAGCAGCGGTGTCGCCAGCGCCACCCTGGCCCGCCACCCGTTCAG CCTGAGCCACAGGGCCCCTCAGAGTCCTCTAATAACAAGGCGGTCCTCATCAGTGCTTGTGATCGCGGCTGTCGGCTTTTCTCCATCTGCCGATTCGTGGCCAGGAGCTCTAGGACCAATGCCACAGAGACAGAATGCGAAGCAG CCTGCACTGAGGCTTATGTGAAGGCAGCAGAGCAACGGGCCTGCAGTGAGGGATGCTGGGGCCAGACCCCTGAACCTGAGACCCAGCTGGAGCAG AAAACGGCTTTAGAACCACCCAGTGGGTCTCTGTCCCTGCTGGAATTATTTTCCACACTCTGCAGCGACCTCATGAGTTCTGCCCAGGGCTTCGTATCCTCCACCTGGACATACTCCCTTCAGACAGACAACCGGAAAGTGGTGGTGTTCCAG ACCCAACCTGTGGTAGAGAGCTTTGCATTCCAAGGGAGCCGACTACAGCGAGTGGAGGTGACCTGGAAGGGCTCCCACCCCGAGGCGCTGGAGGTGCACATGG ACCCCCTAGGCCCTTTGGACAAAGTGAGGAGAGCTAAGACCCGAGTGAAGACCAGCAAGGCTGTGGTGGAGCCCGAGGACCAACAAGAGAATGACTTCCTCAGCTGCATGTCCCG GCGCTCGGGGCTACCTCGGTGGGTCTTGTTCTGCTGTCTCTTCCTATCCATCCTTGTCATGCTGTGGCTGAGTTGCTGTACCCtggtcaccacacctggccagcACCTCAAGTTACAG CCTCTGACTGCGGAGCAACATAAGGGTCTCCTGGTGGAGTCATACTGGCCTTTTTACCCTACCCCATCTCCTGCCTATGAGGACAGCCCCCCGCCTTACAAGTTGAAGCTAGATTTGACAACGCTGTAA